The Peribacillus sp. FSL E2-0218 genome contains a region encoding:
- a CDS encoding amino acid permease, with protein sequence MLPKHENDILQHPPQHEEEQGLKRGLKSRHLTMISIGGAIGTGLFLSSGAAIHTAGPGGALLAYALVGAMVYFVMTSLGELAAFMPTSGSFSTYGSKFVDPAFGFALGWTYWFNWSMTIAAELAASTMIMKFWFPNSPSLLWSSSFLVLIFLLNYLSVKGYGEGEYWFSFIKVTAIVIFIIVGILMIVGIMGGEAVGFKNFTIDDAPFPGGFMGVFIVFIAAGFSFQGTEIVGVAAGESEDPARNIPKAIKSVFWRILLFYVLAIFVIGLIIPYTNPSLQGDNVMVSPFTLIFEKAGIAFAASLMNAVILTAVLSAGNSSLYASTRMLYSMAKDGQAPRIFAKLNKRGVPVAGMVLTCAIGMLAFLASIFGDGKVYIWLMNAIGITGFIFWLGISISHYRFRKAYISQGHSLDKLPYKALWFPIGPIFAILIGLIVILSQNIQAFFSDHIDWGSVVAAYLGIPLFLGLWFGYKLVRKTKFVKLDEVEFDFDKKYE encoded by the coding sequence ATGCTACCAAAACATGAAAATGACATCTTGCAACATCCTCCGCAGCACGAAGAAGAACAGGGATTGAAGCGCGGTTTGAAATCGCGGCATTTGACGATGATCTCGATTGGAGGGGCTATCGGGACCGGGTTATTTCTTAGCAGCGGGGCAGCCATCCATACGGCTGGGCCCGGCGGCGCCTTGCTTGCTTATGCCTTGGTCGGGGCGATGGTGTACTTCGTGATGACCAGCTTGGGAGAACTGGCGGCCTTCATGCCGACAAGCGGTTCTTTCAGTACCTATGGGTCGAAATTCGTCGATCCGGCATTTGGTTTTGCGTTGGGCTGGACGTATTGGTTCAATTGGTCGATGACGATAGCCGCGGAACTGGCAGCCTCGACGATGATCATGAAATTCTGGTTTCCGAATAGTCCATCCTTGTTATGGAGCTCATCATTCCTGGTGCTCATTTTCCTATTGAACTATTTATCCGTTAAAGGGTATGGCGAAGGGGAATATTGGTTTTCGTTCATAAAAGTAACAGCCATCGTCATTTTCATCATCGTGGGAATTTTGATGATTGTCGGCATTATGGGTGGAGAAGCAGTAGGTTTCAAGAACTTCACGATCGATGACGCGCCTTTCCCTGGTGGTTTCATGGGTGTCTTCATCGTCTTCATCGCAGCCGGCTTTTCTTTTCAAGGAACCGAAATCGTCGGTGTGGCTGCCGGTGAAAGTGAGGATCCGGCACGGAATATACCGAAGGCGATTAAAAGCGTTTTTTGGAGAATCCTTCTCTTTTACGTCTTGGCAATCTTTGTGATAGGACTGATCATCCCGTATACGAACCCGAGTTTACAAGGGGACAACGTTATGGTAAGTCCATTCACGCTCATATTTGAAAAGGCTGGGATCGCCTTTGCCGCTTCACTCATGAATGCAGTCATTTTGACGGCTGTGCTGTCAGCGGGTAACTCCAGTTTATATGCCTCGACACGGATGTTATATTCAATGGCAAAGGATGGACAGGCACCGCGCATTTTTGCCAAACTGAATAAACGGGGAGTGCCGGTTGCGGGAATGGTTTTAACCTGTGCCATCGGTATGCTTGCCTTCTTAGCCTCGATATTCGGAGATGGCAAGGTGTACATCTGGTTAATGAATGCGATTGGAATCACCGGTTTCATCTTTTGGCTTGGGATTTCCATCAGCCATTACCGCTTTAGAAAGGCCTACATCTCTCAAGGGCACTCCTTGGATAAATTGCCATATAAAGCCCTTTGGTTCCCGATAGGACCTATTTTTGCCATACTGATTGGCTTGATCGTCATTCTGTCGCAAAATATCCAAGCCTTTTTTTCAGACCACATCGATTGGGGCAGTGTCGTCGCTGCTTATTTGGGAATTCCGCTGTTCCTTGGCTTGTGGTTTGGTTACAAACTGGTAAGGAAAACGAAATTCGTTAAACTTGATGAAGTCGAGTTTGACTTTGACAAAAAATACGAATGA
- a CDS encoding ABC transporter permease — translation MKFIEFLKTRGAIGAIFMGIFYQIAMLGSFMPGYSAMPANIDQLPVAIVNEDTGEIGATIAAQLGEKLPFEDIKTDLTNKQALKKLDKNDVKLVVHIPKSFSENVESGKGASSIDFTINEAGPTIVTSTMNSVVTEIESTLNEQFSVQYAKGLLMNLNVPEEQAKEMASAMQHQFSANTVKINEIPAGMHNGMAPMFLTMAAYVGAMIGAMQLGAAFNESKGKAGKWRLFGYMQLAALLIAVVAPAVGLGITYAVQGHGLETFFTLWGHHALGYYACWQFTSIFILLVGEGGMILNMPILLMQTIANGAAITREMMYAPYQWLSYISPMYYSIQADFAIMYGGGDPLHAHVMMLMVGAAALLINIMIVAVRHKELPLKTEETDRLAAEMKALV, via the coding sequence ATGAAATTTATAGAATTTTTGAAGACTAGAGGAGCTATAGGAGCCATCTTTATGGGGATTTTTTATCAAATCGCAATGCTTGGCTCATTTATGCCTGGCTATTCGGCAATGCCAGCGAATATCGATCAATTGCCAGTTGCAATCGTTAATGAGGATACAGGCGAAATTGGTGCGACGATTGCAGCCCAATTAGGGGAAAAGCTTCCTTTCGAAGATATAAAAACGGATTTAACGAATAAACAGGCATTAAAAAAATTGGATAAGAATGATGTGAAATTAGTTGTTCATATTCCGAAATCTTTTTCCGAAAATGTCGAGAGTGGCAAAGGGGCATCAAGCATCGATTTTACAATCAATGAAGCCGGGCCAACGATCGTCACGTCTACAATGAATTCTGTTGTAACGGAAATCGAGTCGACGTTAAATGAACAGTTTTCAGTTCAATATGCGAAAGGCCTATTAATGAATTTAAACGTTCCGGAAGAACAAGCGAAGGAAATGGCCTCAGCGATGCAGCATCAATTTAGTGCAAACACTGTGAAAATCAATGAAATCCCAGCAGGCATGCATAATGGGATGGCGCCGATGTTCTTAACGATGGCGGCATATGTAGGAGCAATGATTGGGGCGATGCAATTAGGGGCCGCGTTCAATGAAAGCAAAGGGAAGGCAGGCAAGTGGAGGCTGTTTGGCTACATGCAGCTTGCGGCGCTTCTGATTGCGGTCGTAGCACCGGCAGTAGGTCTAGGAATCACCTATGCCGTACAAGGACATGGACTTGAAACATTCTTTACATTATGGGGACATCATGCACTTGGCTATTATGCATGCTGGCAATTTACATCCATCTTCATCCTGTTGGTCGGGGAAGGGGGCATGATCTTGAATATGCCAATCCTACTTATGCAAACCATTGCCAATGGGGCTGCAATCACACGGGAAATGATGTATGCACCATATCAGTGGCTAAGCTATATTTCCCCCATGTATTATTCGATACAAGCGGACTTCGCGATCATGTATGGTGGTGGAGATCCGTTACATGCTCACGTAATGATGTTGATGGTGGGGGCAGCTGCGTTGCTCATCAATATCATGATCGTGGCAGTGCGCCATAAGGAATTACCGCTAAAGACGGAAGAGACGGATCGCCTTGCAGCTGAAATGAAGGCTTTAGTTTGA
- a CDS encoding 5-methyltetrahydropteroyltriglutamate--homocysteine S-methyltransferase, with protein MSITLTKAPFRADHVGSLLRPDRIHQARKQFKEGALSAERLREVETEEIKRIVDKQIEVGLEVVTDGEFRRTWWHFDFLEHLNGIEGYVTEKGLTFDGVETERYNVRNIGKVSFNPKHPFLNDFIELNKIVGGRAVAKQTIPSPNQLFAAGVHNEDIYPDMEDYANDIIQTYQDALKAFYEAGVRYLQLDDVYIARLSAPDFQFKDGKYTREQLIDLALRVINGSLEGKPDDLIITTHLCRGNYQSTWAFEGSYARIAPTLLAKEKVDGFFLEYDDNRSGDFKPLEHIPTGGAKVVLGVVTSKNGEIEDKEAIKARIKEAAQFVPLEQLCLSPQCGFASTHHGNKLTEEQQWEKLKFVVEVAKEVWG; from the coding sequence ATGTCAATCACTTTAACAAAGGCCCCCTTCAGGGCGGATCACGTCGGAAGTTTATTAAGACCGGATCGTATCCATCAGGCCAGAAAGCAATTTAAGGAAGGCGCCCTCTCTGCTGAGAGACTCCGCGAGGTTGAAACCGAAGAAATTAAACGGATCGTCGATAAGCAAATCGAAGTCGGCTTGGAGGTCGTGACCGACGGGGAATTCAGACGCACATGGTGGCACTTCGACTTCCTTGAGCATTTAAATGGCATCGAGGGGTACGTGACTGAAAAAGGACTCACATTCGATGGTGTCGAAACCGAGCGATACAACGTTCGCAATATCGGGAAGGTTTCATTCAACCCTAAGCACCCCTTCCTTAACGATTTTATCGAATTGAACAAAATCGTCGGCGGGCGTGCCGTCGCCAAACAAACGATTCCCAGCCCCAATCAATTATTTGCTGCCGGGGTTCATAATGAAGACATCTACCCTGATATGGAGGATTATGCAAATGATATCATCCAAACGTACCAGGATGCTTTAAAAGCCTTTTATGAGGCAGGTGTGCGTTACCTTCAACTGGATGATGTATACATTGCCAGACTTTCAGCTCCTGATTTCCAGTTCAAGGATGGAAAATATACGCGCGAACAATTAATCGATTTGGCTTTGCGTGTCATCAATGGATCATTGGAAGGCAAACCAGACGATTTGATCATCACGACACATCTATGCCGCGGAAACTACCAGTCGACCTGGGCATTCGAAGGCAGCTATGCCCGCATAGCCCCGACATTATTGGCAAAAGAAAAAGTGGATGGATTCTTCCTCGAATATGACGATAATCGCTCTGGCGATTTCAAGCCATTGGAACACATCCCTACTGGCGGGGCGAAGGTCGTACTTGGAGTCGTCACGTCAAAAAATGGAGAAATCGAAGACAAGGAAGCCATCAAGGCCCGCATTAAAGAAGCCGCTCAGTTCGTTCCGCTCGAGCAATTATGCTTAAGCCCTCAATGCGGATTCGCTTCCACCCATCATGGCAACAAGCTTACGGAAGAACAACAATGGGAAAAGCTGAAATTCGTCGTTGAAGTAGCAAAAGAAGTGTGGGGATGA
- a CDS encoding SET domain-containing protein: MIEVKTSTLSDGEFNRGVFATQDIKKGELLHEAPVIAYPNEEHVFIEKTLLADYAFEYGINHTAMLLGYGMLFNHSYTPNATYDINFKNHTFDFFAYTDIKAGEEILINYNGEVDNEDPLWFNKENDGEDEAE, from the coding sequence ATGATTGAAGTTAAAACTTCCACACTCAGTGATGGGGAGTTCAATAGAGGCGTATTCGCGACACAGGACATTAAAAAAGGGGAGCTTTTGCATGAAGCACCTGTCATAGCTTACCCTAACGAGGAGCATGTTTTCATAGAGAAAACGTTGCTGGCCGATTATGCATTCGAGTATGGAATCAACCATACCGCCATGCTTTTAGGCTACGGCATGCTGTTTAATCACTCTTATACACCCAATGCAACTTATGATATAAACTTTAAGAATCACACATTTGATTTCTTTGCTTACACCGATATAAAAGCAGGAGAAGAAATCCTCATTAATTATAATGGCGAGGTCGATAACGAAGATCCGCTTTGGTTCAACAAGGAAAACGATGGGGAAGATGAAGCTGAATGA
- the glpK gene encoding glycerol kinase GlpK, which translates to METYILSLDQGTTSSRAILFNQKGEIVHSSQKEFTQHFPKPGWVEHNANEIWGSILAVIAGVLSESGVKPEQVAGIGITNQRETAVVWDKETGVPVYNAIVWQSRQTSEICDELKEKGLNDLFRDKTGLLIDAYFSGTKVKWILDNVEGARQRADEGKLLFGTIDTWLIWKLSGGKAHVTDYSNASRTLMYNIHELKWDEELLEILTVPKSMLPEVRPSSEEYARTIEYHFFGQSIPIAGAAGDQQAALFGQACFSEGMAKNTYGTGCFMLMNTGTKAVSSEHGLLTTLAWGLNGKVEYALEGSIFVAGSAIQWLRDGLRMLNDAKDSEAYAKRVESTDGVYVVPAFVGLGTPYWDSEVRGAVFGLTRGTSKEHFIRATLESLAYQAKDVLDAMEADSGIELQTLRVDGGAVKNDFLMQFQSDLLQVPVERPTINETTALGAAYLAGLAVGYWKDQEEISRQWAIDKTFKPAMEQQASEELYGGWKKAVHAAMAFK; encoded by the coding sequence ATGGAAACATATATTTTATCTTTAGACCAAGGAACGACAAGTTCACGGGCGATCTTATTTAACCAAAAGGGCGAAATCGTCCATTCTTCGCAAAAGGAATTCACTCAGCACTTTCCTAAGCCGGGCTGGGTCGAGCATAATGCCAATGAAATTTGGGGATCGATTCTAGCGGTAATCGCCGGGGTGCTTTCGGAATCGGGTGTCAAGCCAGAGCAAGTTGCCGGCATCGGGATCACCAATCAGCGTGAAACGGCAGTCGTTTGGGATAAGGAGACAGGGGTCCCCGTTTATAATGCAATTGTCTGGCAGTCCAGGCAAACAAGCGAAATCTGCGATGAATTGAAGGAAAAGGGATTGAATGACCTATTCCGGGATAAGACGGGATTGCTGATCGATGCCTATTTTTCCGGTACCAAGGTGAAATGGATCCTCGATAATGTGGAAGGCGCACGGCAAAGGGCGGATGAAGGCAAGCTATTATTCGGCACCATCGATACTTGGCTGATTTGGAAGCTTTCAGGAGGCAAGGCTCACGTCACGGACTATTCCAATGCCTCCCGGACATTGATGTACAACATCCATGAACTGAAATGGGATGAAGAACTTCTGGAAATATTGACCGTTCCAAAATCGATGCTCCCGGAAGTTAGGCCTTCCTCCGAAGAGTACGCACGTACGATCGAGTATCATTTCTTCGGACAATCGATTCCGATTGCAGGCGCGGCCGGTGACCAGCAGGCAGCCCTGTTTGGCCAAGCCTGCTTCAGTGAAGGAATGGCCAAAAACACGTATGGTACTGGCTGCTTCATGCTCATGAATACAGGAACCAAGGCTGTCAGTTCCGAACATGGACTATTGACGACGCTTGCTTGGGGATTGAACGGGAAGGTGGAATATGCCCTGGAAGGCAGTATATTCGTAGCCGGTTCAGCCATCCAATGGCTGCGTGATGGACTGCGGATGCTGAATGATGCCAAGGACAGCGAGGCCTATGCAAAACGAGTCGAAAGCACGGACGGCGTATATGTAGTGCCGGCATTTGTAGGGCTCGGGACTCCATATTGGGACAGCGAGGTTCGGGGAGCCGTTTTCGGATTGACACGCGGTACCTCAAAGGAACATTTCATCCGGGCCACGCTTGAATCATTGGCCTATCAAGCGAAAGATGTCCTTGACGCCATGGAGGCCGATTCCGGCATCGAGCTTCAGACATTGAGAGTGGATGGCGGGGCCGTCAAAAATGACTTCTTAATGCAATTCCAAAGTGATTTACTGCAAGTGCCTGTCGAAAGACCGACGATAAACGAAACGACTGCACTAGGCGCTGCCTATCTAGCCGGACTTGCCGTTGGCTATTGGAAGGATCAAGAAGAAATTTCCCGGCAATGGGCGATAGATAAAACCTTCAAACCAGCCATGGAACAGCAAGCAAGCGAAGAATTATATGGAGGCTGGAAAAAAGCCGTACATGCAGCGATGGCCTTTAAATAA
- a CDS encoding PadR family transcriptional regulator encodes MSIQIYILGILAEEKSYPYMLKKRLSEPIPIDKFTGITESKLYYHFDKLAANRFIEPVETIKEENRPDKHVYQITEKGRGELVKRIYQTFEKASQITDMYIALTNIKHVDSEKVIAILERKIEEHRLAWETYLSFDQPVDEESDQYLGYKFIKEHSYSRAQHTAEWLEELVSRIKENAPQ; translated from the coding sequence GTGTCGATCCAAATTTATATCCTGGGTATTTTAGCTGAAGAAAAAAGCTATCCATATATGTTGAAAAAGCGATTATCCGAACCGATTCCAATTGATAAATTTACCGGAATTACCGAAAGTAAATTGTATTACCATTTTGACAAGCTGGCTGCCAATCGGTTTATCGAGCCGGTCGAAACGATAAAGGAAGAGAATCGGCCAGATAAACATGTCTATCAAATTACGGAAAAGGGAAGGGGAGAATTGGTAAAACGGATTTATCAAACGTTCGAAAAAGCCTCCCAAATCACGGATATGTACATTGCTCTCACGAATATTAAGCATGTGGATAGCGAAAAAGTAATAGCGATCTTAGAGCGCAAAATTGAAGAGCATCGATTGGCATGGGAAACATATTTAAGTTTTGACCAGCCGGTTGATGAGGAATCTGATCAATATTTGGGATATAAATTCATTAAGGAGCATTCATACAGCCGGGCACAGCATACAGCCGAATGGCTCGAGGAGCTTGTTTCACGTATAAAAGAAAATGCCCCCCAATAG
- a CDS encoding M4 family metallopeptidase, producing the protein MKGKVFLGTALSVGLLFSAIPHQEALAAKNVLSVEKYNKHKDSLEFKSGKLTDPSKQTAEDIILTFFDKNTKSYKLENQKAKDSFIIQKENKDELGNTVVRLQQTYKGVPVWNSTQAVLIDAKGVLSVVSGTVEANLNTKLGKKAKKGISKTEAIKIAEKDLGFKPTYDHAPESELFVYASGDKADYVYKVNLNFLSPEPGNHNYFISVKTGEILNKYNTLDEVTGTNSVGTGTGVLNNTVSPLNTTLSSGKYYLQDNTRGQGIFTYNANNKSSLPGTLMSNTTNAFTTSTDKAAVDAHFYAGKTYDYYKSTFGRNSYDGYGTSLKSTVHYGSKYNNAFWDGTQMVYGDGDGTTFIPLSGGLDVVAHELTHAVTSSESNLTYQNESGALNEAISDIFGTVVEFKTQSSKADYLIGEDIYTPNISGDALRSMANPTLNGDPDHYSNRYTGSADNGGVHTNSGIINKAAYLISAGGTHHGVTVSGIGIDKLGTIFYRANTTYLTSSSTFSQARAAVVQAASDLYGATSAETTTVKNAFTAVGVN; encoded by the coding sequence ATGAAAGGTAAGGTATTTTTAGGAACTGCTTTATCCGTTGGTCTTTTATTTTCTGCTATTCCCCATCAAGAAGCTTTGGCGGCAAAAAATGTGTTGAGTGTCGAGAAGTATAATAAGCACAAAGATTCGCTAGAATTCAAGTCTGGTAAGCTTACAGATCCATCGAAGCAAACGGCGGAAGATATCATTCTTACCTTTTTTGATAAAAACACAAAATCTTACAAGCTAGAAAATCAAAAGGCGAAAGACTCCTTCATTATCCAGAAAGAAAACAAGGATGAACTTGGCAATACCGTCGTAAGATTGCAGCAAACTTATAAAGGCGTTCCTGTCTGGAATTCCACACAAGCTGTATTGATTGACGCAAAAGGTGTTTTATCCGTCGTCTCCGGTACGGTTGAAGCCAACCTAAACACTAAATTGGGGAAAAAGGCTAAAAAAGGGATCAGTAAAACAGAAGCCATCAAAATTGCTGAAAAAGATCTTGGATTCAAGCCTACCTACGACCACGCCCCAGAATCGGAACTGTTTGTATACGCAAGCGGCGATAAGGCCGATTATGTTTACAAAGTCAATTTGAATTTCTTGAGCCCGGAACCAGGCAATCATAACTATTTCATATCAGTCAAAACAGGTGAAATCCTGAATAAATATAATACCCTGGATGAAGTGACAGGGACTAATTCCGTCGGTACAGGAACAGGCGTTTTGAATAATACGGTATCTCCTTTGAACACGACCTTATCGAGCGGCAAATACTATTTACAGGACAACACTCGCGGTCAGGGCATCTTCACTTATAATGCCAATAACAAATCGAGCTTACCTGGCACACTTATGTCCAATACGACAAACGCTTTCACGACGTCCACTGACAAAGCGGCCGTGGATGCTCATTTTTATGCTGGCAAAACCTATGATTATTACAAGTCGACTTTTGGCCGCAACTCCTATGATGGATATGGCACAAGCCTGAAATCGACCGTCCATTACGGCTCCAAATACAATAATGCCTTCTGGGACGGCACGCAAATGGTTTATGGTGATGGAGACGGCACGACGTTCATCCCATTGTCAGGCGGCTTGGATGTCGTTGCACATGAGCTGACTCATGCCGTGACTTCCAGCGAATCCAATTTAACGTATCAAAATGAGTCCGGCGCTTTGAATGAAGCCATTTCCGATATTTTTGGTACAGTCGTAGAATTCAAGACACAAAGCTCCAAAGCGGATTACCTGATCGGCGAGGACATTTACACACCTAACATTTCCGGCGATGCACTCCGTTCGATGGCAAATCCAACATTGAATGGTGATCCTGACCATTATTCGAACCGGTATACTGGATCGGCTGACAATGGCGGTGTCCATACGAATAGCGGAATCATCAACAAAGCGGCTTATTTGATCTCTGCAGGCGGCACCCATCATGGAGTGACCGTGTCAGGAATCGGCATTGATAAACTGGGGACGATCTTTTACCGGGCTAACACGACCTACCTAACGTCTTCGTCCACCTTCTCTCAAGCCAGGGCTGCAGTCGTACAAGCCGCATCTGATTTGTATGGTGCAACCAGCGCAGAAACGACCACTGTCAAAAATGCCTTTACGGCAGTCGGTGTGAATTAA
- a CDS encoding CaiB/BaiF CoA-transferase family protein yields the protein MDKNRAAGNGRYPTGRKGCARQMTLLSHLKVLDFSTLLPGPFATLMLADLGADVVKVERPAASDVWGVDQYLNRSKKSITLDLKLPESIESVKNLVKEYDIVVEQFRPGVMERLGLGYEALKRINPKVIYCSITGYGQTGPYKDRAGHDINYLSIAGLSSYSGTKKEGPAKNGTQIADLAGGSLHAVIGLLSAVIYRDRTGLGQALDISMTDCSFALNAISAPLHFQRGLELEPEELMLNGGSFYDFYQTKDGRYFSIGSLESPFRKALCDAIGKPELHEMSKDSDKASGTAFKEAVQQAILTKDFHQWQEIFAEYDACAEPVLTFAEAADHPQLKQRGMIVEVPDGQGNLQKQIACPIKTSVFTPEYKHAGHKPGQNNAEILRSPNQKSR from the coding sequence ATGGATAAGAACAGGGCAGCAGGAAATGGAAGGTATCCAACCGGTAGAAAAGGATGTGCACGGCAGATGACCTTATTGTCTCATTTGAAAGTATTGGATTTTTCAACGTTGCTGCCAGGACCTTTTGCGACTTTGATGCTGGCAGATTTGGGAGCGGACGTTGTGAAAGTGGAAAGGCCGGCAGCGAGCGATGTATGGGGAGTCGATCAGTACCTTAACAGATCAAAGAAGTCGATCACCCTTGATTTAAAACTGCCAGAGTCCATCGAATCCGTCAAAAATCTGGTGAAGGAATACGATATCGTCGTCGAGCAATTCCGGCCAGGTGTCATGGAACGTTTAGGTCTAGGTTATGAGGCCTTAAAACGAATCAACCCGAAGGTCATTTACTGTTCAATCACGGGATATGGCCAGACTGGTCCCTATAAAGACCGCGCGGGCCATGACATCAATTATCTTTCGATTGCCGGCTTATCTAGCTATTCCGGTACGAAAAAGGAAGGGCCCGCGAAAAACGGAACCCAAATTGCCGACCTTGCGGGGGGATCACTGCATGCAGTGATCGGCCTATTATCCGCTGTCATCTATAGGGACAGAACAGGTCTCGGCCAAGCCCTCGACATTAGCATGACCGATTGCAGTTTCGCATTGAATGCGATATCGGCACCGCTTCATTTCCAACGCGGGCTGGAGCTTGAACCGGAGGAATTGATGTTGAATGGCGGGTCGTTTTATGACTTTTACCAAACGAAGGACGGGCGTTATTTTTCGATAGGAAGCCTGGAATCGCCATTCAGAAAAGCATTATGCGATGCCATCGGAAAACCGGAATTGCATGAAATGAGCAAGGACAGTGACAAAGCGAGCGGCACCGCCTTTAAAGAAGCCGTCCAACAAGCTATCCTGACAAAGGACTTTCATCAATGGCAGGAGATATTCGCTGAGTACGATGCCTGCGCAGAACCAGTGCTGACCTTTGCCGAGGCGGCCGATCACCCGCAATTGAAGCAGCGGGGGATGATCGTGGAGGTACCCGATGGACAGGGAAATCTACAAAAACAAATTGCCTGCCCGATCAAAACATCCGTTTTCACTCCTGAATATAAACATGCAGGTCATAAGCCAGGACAAAACAACGCGGAAATCCTTCGGTCCCCCAATCAAAAATCTCGTTAA
- a CDS encoding glycerol-3-phosphate responsive antiterminator, protein MDQKILPASASMKDFERFLDSPYEIGVFLDLHISQLKNVSMMAKQHNKKMIYHVDLIHGIRSDEYAAEFICQEYNPFGLISTKTSVILKAKQKGVIAIQRIFLIDTHALEKSYKLVQKTKPDYIEVLPGAMPWMIKEVKERLQTPIFAGGLIRTSDEVLNALEAGASAITTSKTELWDII, encoded by the coding sequence ATGGATCAGAAGATTTTGCCTGCCTCGGCAAGCATGAAAGATTTCGAAAGATTCCTGGATAGCCCGTATGAAATAGGGGTATTTCTTGATCTTCATATCTCTCAATTGAAAAATGTCAGTATGATGGCAAAGCAGCATAATAAGAAAATGATTTACCATGTCGATTTGATCCATGGCATCAGAAGTGATGAATACGCGGCGGAATTCATTTGTCAGGAATATAATCCCTTTGGGCTGATTTCCACCAAAACAAGCGTTATTCTGAAAGCGAAGCAAAAGGGTGTCATTGCCATCCAGCGAATTTTTTTAATAGATACACATGCGCTGGAGAAAAGCTACAAGCTGGTGCAGAAAACCAAGCCAGATTACATTGAGGTTTTGCCGGGGGCCATGCCCTGGATGATAAAAGAAGTGAAGGAGCGGTTACAAACACCGATTTTTGCAGGAGGTCTTATCCGGACTTCGGATGAAGTCTTGAACGCCCTAGAGGCAGGCGCATCGGCCATTACCACTTCCAAAACCGAGTTATGGGATATCATTTGA
- a CDS encoding MIP/aquaporin family protein, with translation MTPFWGELVGTMILIVFGAGIGAGSSLKGSYAKDAGWIVITIAWGLAVTMGIFAVGSISGAHLNPAVTIGFAIIGKFPWSDVPVYIAAQLIGAILGAALVFFHYLPHWKATEDPGAKLGVFATAPAIPHTFSNLLSEMIGTFILILGLLFIGANNFTEGLNPFAVGLLIVVIGMSLGGTTGYAINPARDLGPRIAHFLLPIPGKGNSNWGYSWIPVVGPIVGGSLGAVCYKAFFLGDITVGFWSVLGVSVILLALAYVFGKKQAHELESRNIAS, from the coding sequence ATGACACCATTTTGGGGAGAATTGGTAGGCACGATGATTTTGATAGTATTCGGTGCAGGTATCGGGGCAGGTTCAAGTTTGAAGGGTTCCTATGCTAAAGACGCGGGATGGATCGTTATTACGATTGCATGGGGACTGGCGGTTACGATGGGCATTTTTGCAGTAGGCTCGATAAGCGGTGCCCACTTGAATCCGGCCGTTACAATCGGATTCGCCATCATTGGAAAGTTTCCTTGGAGTGATGTGCCGGTTTATATCGCTGCTCAACTGATAGGAGCGATCCTGGGGGCAGCCCTCGTATTCTTTCATTATTTGCCACACTGGAAGGCTACTGAGGATCCAGGTGCGAAGCTTGGTGTGTTCGCCACGGCTCCTGCCATCCCGCATACATTTTCCAATCTATTAAGTGAAATGATCGGGACATTCATCCTTATCCTTGGCTTATTATTCATCGGGGCCAATAATTTCACGGAAGGTTTGAACCCATTCGCTGTCGGCCTATTGATCGTCGTGATCGGGATGTCCCTTGGGGGCACGACAGGATATGCGATCAATCCGGCCCGGGATCTGGGACCGCGCATCGCGCACTTTTTGCTGCCGATACCGGGTAAAGGAAACTCGAATTGGGGCTACTCGTGGATTCCGGTCGTTGGACCGATCGTTGGAGGTTCACTTGGTGCCGTTTGTTATAAAGCCTTCTTTTTGGGGGATATAACAGTAGGGTTTTGGTCTGTTTTGGGAGTAAGCGTGATACTATTGGCACTAGCATATGTTTTTGGAAAAAAGCAGGCGCATGAATTGGAAAGCAGGAATATCGCTAGTTAA